A portion of the Limanda limanda chromosome 3, fLimLim1.1, whole genome shotgun sequence genome contains these proteins:
- the cog8 gene encoding conserved oligomeric Golgi complex subunit 8 translates to MAAVDVEDESILASVFRDSFPDSWRDNPDFTAYLSQLSSFGLEELGREPERLAEERAQVLQQTRELAFSNYQTFIRTADCTQHIYRDFGRVEGGVSRLLDKLPGFREKCRSFVKEAEDIGASRRMNSLTLNRHTEILEILEIPQLMDTCVRNGYYEEALELAAYVKRLEKKHASLPVIQGIVREVRQSTQLMLNQLLQQLRSNSQLPVCLRVIGYLRRMDVFTEAELRVKFLQARSTWLDSILAAVPEDDAYFHITKTIEACRVHLFDIITQYRAIFSDEEPLVPPAAGQGGVNEAAIFHGWVVQKVAEFLETLERDLQRGVGGRLDSLLGQCMYFGLSFSRVGADFRGQLAPMFQQVAAETFSRAVQEAADKFQEDMNLYTLIALPSVLGGTIPPVAPSIQPGTLQPPMSLLDFQPLACFLNNILTAFNDLRLCCPVGLAHEVTRCLEDALQRVTRQILVFHRAEESAFSGREKELFLQFCCSYAEDLLPFLNRCLQLLFPPAQVALILGVPPTQLHRYDSLGSIDLAAVLQPLDFLLPQKETLAPLPAPDDDLATELSSLEFETPPEEPGTDPEETPTQSSPGDPESEAAAEETRSQSEDEDEETPLDEEFSLD, encoded by the exons ATGGCGGCGGTGGACGTGGAGGACGAGAGCATCCTGGCCTCGGTGTTCCGGGACAGCTTCCCGGACAGCTGGAGGGACAACCCGGACTTCACCGCCTACCTGTCCCAGCTCAGCTCCTTCGGGCTGGAGGAGCTGGGCCGGGAGCCGGAGCGGCTGGCCGAGGAGCGGGCGCAGGTGCTGCAGCAGACCCGGGAGCTCGCGTTCTCCAACTACCAGACCTTCATCCGCACCGCGGACTGCACGCAGCACATCTACCGGGACTTCGGCCGGGTGGAGGGCGGCGTGTCCCGGCTGCTGGACAAGCTGCCCGGCTTCCGGGAGAAGTGCAG gaGCTTCGTGAAGGAGGCGGAGGACATCGGAGCCAGTCGTCGGATGAACAGCCTGACCCTGAACCGACACACGGAGATCCTGGAGATCCTGGAGATCCCTCAGCTCATGGACACCTGCGTCCGGAACGGATACTACGAGGAGGCTCTGGAGCTGGCGGCGTACGTGAAGAGGCTGGAGAAGAAACACGCCTCGCTCCCGGTCATCCAG GGGATCGTGCGTGAGGTGCGTCAGTCGACTCAGCTGATGCTCAACCAGCTGTTGCAGCAGCTGCGCAGCAACTCGCAGCTTCCTGTCTGCCTTCGTGTCATTGGCTACCTGCGGCGGATGGACGTGTTCACGGAGGCGGAGCTACGGGTGAAGTTCCTGCAGGCCCGCAGCACCTGGCTGGACTCCATCCTCGCCGCCGTCCCTGAAGACGACGCCTACTTCCACATCACCAAGACCATCGAGGCGTGCAGAGTCCACCTGTTTGACATCATCACCCAGTACCGCGCCATCTTCTCCGACGAGGAGCCGCTGGTCCCCCCCGCCGCTGGGCAGGGGGGGGTGAACGAGGCGGCCATCTTCCACGGCTGGGTGGTGCAGAAGGTGGCGGAGTTCCTGGAGACGTTGGAGAGGGACCTGCAGCGGGGCGTGGGGGGGCGCCTGGACTCCCTGCTGGGTCAGTGCATGTACTTTGGACTGTCCTTCAGCAGGGTGGGGGCCGACTTCCGCGGGCAGCTGGCGCCCATGTTCCAGCAGGTGGCGGCGGAGACGTTCAGCCGAGCCGTGCAGGAGGCCGCGGACAAGTTCCAGGAGGACATGAACCTGTACACGCTGATCGCCCTGCCGTCGGTGCTGGGGGGCACCATCCCCCCCGTGGCGCCCAGCATCCAGCCCGGCACCCTGCAGCCCCCCATGTCCCTGCTGGACTTCCAGCCGCTGGCCTGCTTCCTCAACAACATCCTGACCGCCTTCAACGACCTCCGGCTCTGCTGCCCGGTCGGGCTGGCCCACGAGGTCACCCGCTGTCTGGAGGACGCTCTGCAGAGG GTGACCCGTCAGATCCTGGTGTTCCACCGGGCCGAGGAGTCGGCGTTCAGCGGCCGAGAGAAGGAGCTGTTCCTTCAGTTCTGCTGCTCGTACGCTGAAGATCTGCTGCCGTTCCTCAACCGCTGTCTGCAGCTCCTGTTCCCTCCGGCTCAAGTCGCTCTCATCCTGG gggtTCCTCCGACTCAGCTGCACAGGTACGACAGTCTGGGCTCCATCGACCTCGCCGCAGTCCTCCAGCCTCTGGACTTCTTACTTCCACAGAAAGAGACTCTGGCTCCGCTGCCGGCGCCCGACGACGATCTCGCCACCGAGCTGAGCAGCCTGGAGTTCGAGACGCCGCCCGAAGAACCGGGGACGGATCCCGAAGAGACGCCGACGCAGTCCAGTCCCGGAGACCCCGAGTCTGAGGCGGCTGCTGAAGAGACCCGGTCGCAGTCCGAGGATGAAGACGAAGAGACGCCGCTGGACGAAGAGTTTTCTTTAGACTGA
- the nob1 gene encoding RNA-binding protein NOB1, with translation MAAQLVEHVVADAGAFLKKASLQDIGRNIYTLRDVVDEIRDKPTRRGLAFLPYKLNFKEPHPEHVRHVMEFSKKTGDYPSLSATDIKVMALTYQLELEHVGSQHLRREPEVKVNVQSTQRHPETPVNVAGFHFPSKKPANASSRKQTRQETNASNPTDVDEFNSFQFWRAQLPSINDDLLELLDPVEVVSLSNKQKPTSPVTNDGDEFNSFLFWREPLPTLDADLLESLKVGGVSVSDGRSDASPKAENRSDDEDKENEPEEEEEEEDDEDDGGGWITPSNIQQVKMDSADWTAPADVRVGCLTTDFAMQNVLIQIGLHVLSINGMVIKQARNYILRCHACFKTTSNMNKVFCPHCGNKTLKKLAVTVSEDGSVQMHFSKNPKVLNPKGLRHSLPLPQGGKHGNNPHLVEDQCFPQQRLSRKARQKNDVFNPDYVAKSSPFCENDIYSRASNLQISDGQCGGGRSRANPNTSRKKFVKKK, from the exons ATGGCGGCGCAGCTGGTGGAGCATGTTGTCGCAGACGCTGGAGCGTTTTTAAAGAAAGCTTCTCTGCAG gACATCGGCAGGAACATCTACACACTGAGAGATGTCGTGGACGAGATCCGAGACAAACCCACCAGGAGGGGTTTGGCCTTCCTGCCGTACAAACTCAACTTTAAGGAGCCGCACCCGGAACACGTCCGCCACG TGATGGAGTTCTCCAAGAAGACCGGAGACTACCCGAGTCTTTCAGCCACCGACATCAAAGTCATGGCTCTGACCTatcagctggagctggagcacgTGGGCTCCCAGCACCTGAGGAGGGAGCCGGAGGTCAAG GTTAATGTTCAGAGCACACAGCGCCACCCGGAGACTCCAGTTAATGTTGCAGGGTTTCACTTCCCCTCAAAG AAACCTGCGAACGCATCGAGCCGAAAACAAACTCGACAAGAGACGAACGCCTCAAACCCGACGGACGTTGACGAGTTTAACAGCTTCCAGTTCTGGAGAGCGCAGCTGCCGTCCATCAATGACGACCTGCTGGAGCTACTG GATCCAGTGGAGGTCGTGAGTTTGAGCAACAAACAGAAGCCGACGTCTCCTGTGACAAACGACGGCGACGAGTTCAACAGCTTCCTGTTCTGGAGAGAACCGCTGCCGACCCTGGACGCCGACCTGCTGGAGTCACTG AAAGTGGGCGGTGTCTCGGTGTCGGACGGCAGGTCGGACGCTTCGCCGAAGGCAGAGAACCGATCCGACGACGAGGACAAAGAGAACGagcctgaggaagaggaggaggaggaagatgatgaagatgacggAGGCGGTTGGATCACTCCCAGTAACATTCAACAGGTGAAGATGGACTCGGCTGATTGGACGGCTCCTGCTGACGTCAGAGTCGGATGTCTGACCACCGACTTCGCCATGCAG AACGTTCTCATTCAGATTGGGCTTCACGTCCTGTCCATTAACGGGATGGTGATCAAACAAGCGAGGAACTACATCCTGAGGTGTCACGCCTGCTTCAA gacGACGAGTAACATGAACAAAGTCTTCTGTCCTCACTGTGGAAACAAAACTCTGAAGAAGCTGGCGGTGACGGTCAGCGAGGACGGAAGCGTCCAGATGCATTTCTCCAAAAACCCCAAAGTGCTGAACCCGAAAGGACTGAGG CACTCGCTGCCTCTGCCTCAGGGCGGCAAACATGGCAACAACCCCCACCTGGTGGAGGACCAGTGCTTCCCCCAGCAGAGGCTGTCCCGAAAGGCTCGTCAGAAGAACGACGTCTTCAACCCGGACTACGTGGCCAAATCCTCTCCGTTCTGCGAGAACGACATCTACAGCCGAGCGTCCAACCTGCAGATCTCGGACGGTCAGTGTGGCGGGGGGCGGAGTCGAGCGAACCCCAACACCTCCCGCAAGAAGTTTGTCAAGAAGAagtga